The proteins below are encoded in one region of Acidobacteriota bacterium:
- the pgm gene encoding phosphoglucomutase (alpha-D-glucose-1,6-bisphosphate-dependent) — MKLHPLAGKPVPPENVSDIPRLVSTYYVAHPDPAEDTQKVSFGTSGHRGSSLRRSFNEDHILAICRAICLHRQSQGIEGPLFIGKDTHALSDPALITAVEVFAAHGVEVVIQAGGGATPTPVISRAILVHNRDPRAARADGVVITPSHNPPEDGGFKYNPPHGGPAEGRITGWIQDQANATLEEGVAEIPRLCWDKALGSPHVHERDFIEPFVADLHKVLDMEAIAASGVRIGVDPMGGAGREFWPRIAERYGLSLEVVNPRVDPAFAFMRIDHDGKIRMDCSSPYAMASLVDLRDRFDIAFGNDADADRHGIVTPGTGLMNPNHYLSVAVDYLFRHRERWPRSAAVGKTLVSSSLIDRVAADLGRRLAEVPVGFKWFVSGLLSGEYGFGGEESAGASFLCRDGSVWTTDKDGLAAGLLAAEIIAVTGADPGEHYKRLTSRFGEPVYERTDAPATPAQKRRLAALRAQDVAAESLAGEKIIARLTHSPEGKTPIGGLKVVTENGWFAARPSGTEDIYKIYAESFRGRDHLEWIQREAQEIVGRVIDIES; from the coding sequence ATGAAGCTCCATCCCCTGGCCGGCAAGCCGGTCCCGCCGGAGAACGTCAGCGACATTCCGCGCCTGGTCAGCACCTACTACGTTGCGCACCCCGATCCCGCCGAAGACACCCAGAAGGTGAGCTTCGGCACTTCCGGGCACCGGGGGTCGTCACTGCGTCGGAGTTTCAACGAAGACCATATTCTGGCCATTTGCAGGGCGATCTGCCTACACAGACAATCCCAGGGCATCGAGGGCCCCCTCTTCATCGGCAAGGACACCCACGCCCTGTCGGACCCCGCGCTGATCACCGCTGTCGAGGTCTTCGCGGCCCATGGCGTGGAAGTCGTCATCCAGGCCGGCGGGGGCGCTACACCGACCCCCGTGATCTCCCGGGCGATCTTGGTCCACAACCGCGACCCCCGGGCGGCGCGGGCCGATGGAGTCGTGATCACCCCCTCCCACAACCCACCGGAAGACGGCGGCTTCAAGTACAACCCGCCCCATGGAGGTCCTGCCGAGGGCCGGATCACCGGCTGGATCCAGGACCAGGCCAACGCGACCCTCGAAGAGGGCGTCGCGGAGATCCCCCGCCTGTGCTGGGACAAGGCGCTGGGTTCTCCCCACGTGCACGAGCGTGACTTCATCGAGCCCTTCGTCGCCGACCTGCACAAGGTCCTCGACATGGAAGCCATCGCCGCCTCCGGCGTACGCATCGGCGTCGACCCCATGGGAGGCGCCGGCAGAGAATTCTGGCCACGCATCGCCGAGCGTTACGGCCTGTCGCTCGAGGTGGTCAACCCACGCGTCGATCCGGCCTTCGCTTTCATGCGTATCGACCACGACGGCAAGATCCGCATGGACTGTTCGTCTCCCTATGCCATGGCTTCCCTGGTGGATCTGCGCGACCGGTTCGACATCGCTTTCGGTAACGACGCGGATGCCGACCGCCACGGCATCGTCACCCCGGGCACGGGCTTGATGAATCCCAACCACTATCTCTCCGTGGCGGTGGACTATCTGTTCCGGCACCGGGAACGATGGCCCCGCTCCGCCGCCGTGGGTAAGACCCTGGTTTCCTCGAGCCTGATCGACAGGGTGGCAGCGGACCTGGGCCGACGCCTGGCCGAGGTTCCCGTGGGCTTCAAATGGTTCGTCAGCGGCCTGCTGAGCGGAGAATACGGCTTCGGCGGCGAGGAAAGCGCGGGTGCCAGTTTCCTCTGCCGCGACGGTTCGGTATGGACCACGGACAAGGACGGCCTGGCGGCCGGCCTGCTTGCCGCGGAAATCATCGCCGTCACGGGGGCCGATCCCGGCGAACACTACAAGCGCCTGACGAGCCGCTTTGGAGAACCCGTCTACGAAAGAACGGATGCTCCGGCCACGCCGGCGCAGAAAAGGCGCCTGGCGGCCCTGAGGGCCCAGGACGTGGCGGCAGAGAGCCTGGCCGGCGAGAAGATCATCGCCCGCCTGACCCATTCACCCGAGGGTAAGACCCCGATCGGCGGGCTGAAAGTCGTCACCGAGAACGGCTGGTTTGCGGCGCGGCCTTCCGGTACGGAAGACATCTACAAGATCTATGCCGAGTCGTTTCGGGGCCGGGACCATCTCGAGTGGATCCAGCGCGAAGCCCAGGAAATCGTCGGCAGGGTGATCGACATCGAGTCCTGA
- a CDS encoding radical SAM protein — protein sequence MPHLSLNDERRLSRYVVPLGVEGKGGLYHTVTGRRLPVEADEQALEREFFLAGQERQALLSRLFRPRRTLVLTLIVTWECNLRCNHCTVLDKLVPEARAEVDPRRLADFVRRFREARPEIESLKLTFLGGEPLLRPDLCLETLACLREVAGEIRCDATSNLAMPLEEAHLELIRACDDLVVSLDGLESQHNAQRHPFRDDFNPFERTLANLERLGREGLNGKVLVQGAIRDEFASIELFQDFQRRLMALGVPWNRIAFETIHPTRLKPRPQQTYLATLRNPTLRTDPCCKYRGGYKLIVNDDGTLYSDYYDWEPLGTLDDPIEPMLERHRKMVLDTMPVLHDEGCRDCPAVGYCWGGCTNAHELAREPSRHCDQALLIRKIRELAVKDELPAPPVTDTCNST from the coding sequence ATGCCGCACCTGTCCCTCAACGACGAACGGCGCCTTTCCCGCTACGTCGTCCCCTTGGGCGTCGAGGGGAAAGGCGGGCTCTACCATACGGTGACCGGGCGTCGCCTCCCGGTGGAAGCCGACGAGCAAGCCCTCGAGAGGGAGTTCTTCCTGGCCGGCCAGGAACGGCAGGCGCTGCTGTCGCGCCTGTTCCGGCCCCGTCGCACCCTGGTGCTGACCCTGATCGTCACCTGGGAATGCAACCTGCGCTGCAACCACTGCACCGTGCTCGACAAGCTGGTACCGGAAGCGCGGGCCGAGGTCGATCCCAGGCGCCTGGCGGATTTCGTACGCCGTTTTCGCGAAGCCCGTCCCGAAATCGAATCGCTCAAGCTGACCTTTCTTGGCGGCGAACCGCTGCTACGGCCCGACCTCTGCCTGGAGACGCTCGCCTGCTTGCGGGAAGTTGCCGGTGAAATCCGCTGCGATGCCACCTCCAACCTGGCGATGCCTCTCGAGGAAGCCCATCTCGAGTTGATCCGAGCCTGTGATGACCTGGTAGTCAGCCTCGATGGTCTCGAATCCCAGCACAACGCCCAACGGCATCCGTTTCGGGATGACTTCAACCCCTTCGAAAGAACCCTCGCAAATCTCGAGCGACTCGGCCGGGAGGGTTTGAACGGCAAGGTACTCGTGCAGGGCGCGATTCGGGACGAGTTCGCGAGCATCGAGCTGTTCCAGGATTTCCAGCGGCGGCTGATGGCGCTCGGTGTACCCTGGAATCGAATCGCCTTCGAGACGATTCACCCCACGCGCCTCAAGCCACGACCTCAGCAGACCTACCTGGCGACACTGCGGAATCCCACGCTCCGCACGGATCCCTGCTGCAAATACCGCGGTGGCTACAAGCTGATCGTCAACGACGACGGCACCCTCTACTCGGACTACTACGACTGGGAGCCCCTCGGAACCCTCGATGACCCCATCGAGCCGATGCTCGAAAGGCACCGGAAGATGGTCCTCGACACCATGCCCGTGCTGCATGACGAGGGCTGCCGCGACTGCCCGGCCGTTGGTTATTGCTGGGGGGGATGCACCAATGCCCACGAACTGGCCCGCGAACCCAGCCGCCACTGCGATCAAGCCTTGCTGATCCGGAAGATCCGGGAGTTGGCCGTCAAGGACGAGCTGCCTGCGCCACCGGTGACCGACACCTGCAACTCGACCTGA
- a CDS encoding glycosyl hydrolase produces the protein MRRLFPLIFAALLLAAPSTPAARRQNSGEKKTAPQKDVLSAATFSGLELRAIGPALTSGRIVDIAVDPADASRYFVAAASGGVWKTENAGTTFVPIFDDQASYSIGCLAIAPGHPLVVWVGTGENNSQRSVGYGDGVYKSVDGGKTFRRMGLENSEHIGKILIDPRNPQRVLVAAQGPLWKAGGDRGLYLTEDGGESWKKILDISPDTGVSDLVADPRDFDVLYAAAYQRRRRTWTLINGGPESAIYKSTDGGASWHRLESGLPGSDLGRIGLAIAPSRPDRIYAIVEAAGEEAGFYRSDDGGNNWVKRSSYISSSPQYYQEIVVDPLDPDRVYSLDTWMMVSEDGGLNFRKVGERAKHVDNHALWIDPEDTRHMIAGCDGGIYETFDRGETWSFKANLPITQFYKVTPDNDFPFYNVYGGTQDNATLGGPSRNTSRNGITNADWFVTVFGDGFKTVVDPRDPAIVYSQWQYGGLVRFDKRSGEIVDIQPQPGKDEAPLRWNWSSALILSPHSSTRLYFGANRLFRSDDRGDNWEPVSPDLTRQIDRNQLEIMGRVWSVDAVAKNMSTSFYGTIVSLSESPLVEGLIYAGTDDGLVQVTEDGGGTWRRVESVPGCPPMSYVSRLEASVHDPNTIFAAFDNHKAGDFRPYLFRSDDRGRTWRSIAGDLPERGSVYAVVQDHQKPDLLFAGTEFGLFFTLDGGSHWIPLTGGFPTIAVRDLEIQRRENDLVVGTFGRGIYILDDYSPLRHVDRESLEHSRMLFPVRQAWMFMPEARLGLDGKAFQGDSYFTAPNPPFGAVFTYYLPEKIMTRKERRQQKEKEWIKAGKTPPYPSWEELRAEAREKPPRVILTVKDSEGGVVRRLEGPIDEGFHRVAWDLRYPPADPVRLTEPERGPFSGDRLGPMVLPGAYVVEMAVERDGELQPTGIAQPFAALPLGTATLAASDRAALLAFQQQTADLQRVVLGTLRCLDEATERLDYLAKARFLAPGAEAEIDQRITDLRADLADLREKLAGDPVLRRHQEPTPPSILERVQRIVDGHWTATAAPTGTHLRNYRIAQEEFTELYHRIEEALTIRLKKIEDDLEAAGAPWTPGRLPRLPDPETGKSW, from the coding sequence TTGAGACGCCTTTTTCCCCTTATCTTCGCCGCCCTTCTTCTCGCCGCCCCCTCAACCCCCGCCGCAAGACGTCAGAACAGCGGTGAGAAGAAAACCGCGCCCCAGAAAGACGTTCTTTCGGCGGCCACCTTCTCGGGCCTCGAACTCCGCGCCATCGGCCCGGCGCTGACTTCCGGCCGCATCGTCGATATCGCGGTGGACCCGGCGGACGCGAGCCGCTACTTCGTCGCCGCCGCCTCGGGAGGCGTCTGGAAGACAGAGAATGCGGGAACGACGTTCGTGCCGATCTTCGATGATCAGGCTTCCTACTCGATCGGCTGCCTGGCGATCGCTCCAGGACATCCCCTGGTGGTCTGGGTCGGCACGGGAGAAAACAACAGCCAACGCAGCGTTGGTTACGGCGACGGCGTCTACAAGAGCGTCGACGGGGGAAAGACCTTCAGGCGCATGGGTCTCGAAAACTCGGAACATATCGGCAAGATCCTGATCGATCCCAGAAATCCTCAACGCGTGCTCGTCGCCGCCCAGGGGCCGCTGTGGAAAGCCGGCGGCGACCGCGGCCTGTACCTCACCGAAGACGGTGGGGAAAGCTGGAAGAAAATCCTCGATATCAGCCCGGACACCGGCGTCAGTGACCTGGTGGCCGATCCGCGGGATTTCGATGTGCTCTACGCCGCCGCCTATCAACGCCGCCGGCGTACCTGGACGTTGATCAACGGAGGACCCGAGTCGGCGATCTACAAGTCGACCGACGGCGGTGCAAGCTGGCACCGCCTCGAGAGTGGATTGCCGGGCAGCGACCTGGGACGCATCGGCCTGGCCATCGCGCCCAGCCGGCCGGACAGAATATATGCCATTGTCGAAGCCGCGGGAGAGGAAGCCGGCTTCTACCGCTCCGACGACGGTGGAAACAACTGGGTCAAGCGGTCGAGTTACATCTCCTCGTCGCCCCAGTACTACCAGGAGATCGTCGTCGATCCGCTCGATCCCGATCGAGTCTACTCGCTCGACACCTGGATGATGGTGAGCGAGGACGGCGGCCTGAACTTCCGCAAGGTCGGCGAGCGAGCCAAGCACGTCGACAACCACGCCTTGTGGATCGACCCGGAAGACACACGGCACATGATCGCCGGCTGCGACGGTGGAATCTACGAAACCTTCGACCGGGGCGAAACCTGGAGTTTCAAGGCCAACCTTCCCATCACCCAGTTCTACAAGGTGACTCCGGACAACGACTTTCCTTTTTACAACGTCTACGGAGGCACCCAGGACAACGCCACCCTGGGCGGCCCCTCGCGCAACACCAGCCGCAACGGGATCACCAACGCGGATTGGTTCGTCACGGTTTTCGGCGATGGCTTCAAGACGGTCGTCGACCCCCGGGACCCCGCCATCGTCTACTCCCAGTGGCAGTACGGCGGGCTGGTGCGATTCGACAAGCGCAGCGGAGAGATCGTCGACATCCAACCTCAGCCGGGCAAGGACGAGGCGCCGCTGCGCTGGAACTGGAGTTCGGCCCTGATACTCAGCCCACACTCTTCAACGCGACTCTACTTTGGCGCCAACCGGCTGTTTCGCAGTGATGACCGGGGCGACAACTGGGAGCCCGTCAGCCCCGATCTGACCCGGCAGATCGATCGCAACCAGCTCGAAATCATGGGGCGCGTTTGGTCCGTCGACGCCGTAGCCAAGAACATGTCCACATCGTTCTATGGGACGATCGTCTCGCTGAGTGAATCGCCCCTGGTCGAGGGGCTGATCTACGCCGGGACCGACGACGGGCTGGTGCAGGTCACCGAAGACGGGGGCGGCACGTGGCGCAGGGTGGAGTCTGTCCCGGGCTGCCCCCCGATGTCCTATGTCAGCCGGCTCGAGGCCAGCGTCCACGATCCGAATACGATCTTTGCCGCCTTCGACAATCACAAGGCGGGCGACTTCCGGCCCTACCTCTTCAGAAGCGACGATCGCGGTCGCACCTGGCGGTCCATTGCGGGTGACCTTCCGGAACGGGGTTCGGTCTACGCCGTGGTCCAGGATCACCAGAAGCCCGACCTGCTCTTTGCGGGCACCGAGTTCGGGCTCTTCTTCACCCTGGACGGTGGGTCCCACTGGATCCCGCTGACCGGCGGCTTTCCCACCATTGCCGTGCGCGACCTGGAGATTCAGCGTCGAGAGAACGACCTGGTGGTAGGCACCTTCGGGCGCGGCATCTACATCCTCGATGACTACAGCCCCCTGCGGCATGTCGATCGTGAGAGTCTCGAGCACTCCAGGATGCTCTTCCCGGTCAGACAGGCCTGGATGTTCATGCCCGAGGCGCGGCTCGGTCTCGACGGCAAGGCATTCCAGGGCGATAGCTATTTCACGGCTCCCAATCCGCCGTTCGGTGCGGTGTTCACCTACTACCTGCCCGAAAAAATCATGACGCGGAAAGAACGCCGCCAGCAGAAAGAGAAAGAGTGGATCAAGGCCGGCAAGACGCCTCCCTACCCTTCCTGGGAGGAGTTGCGTGCGGAAGCCCGCGAAAAGCCGCCGCGGGTCATTCTCACGGTCAAAGACAGCGAGGGCGGGGTGGTCCGCCGCCTCGAAGGACCGATTGACGAGGGCTTCCACAGGGTCGCCTGGGATCTGCGCTACCCCCCCGCCGATCCGGTACGCTTGACGGAACCCGAGCGAGGTCCGTTCAGCGGAGATCGCCTGGGACCGATGGTCCTTCCAGGAGCCTACGTGGTGGAAATGGCCGTCGAGAGGGACGGCGAGCTTCAACCGACCGGCATCGCCCAGCCCTTCGCGGCCCTCCCCCTGGGCACCGCGACCCTGGCCGCGTCCGACCGTGCCGCCTTACTGGCCTTCCAGCAGCAGACCGCCGACCTCCAGCGGGTGGTCCTGGGAACGCTGAGATGCCTCGACGAGGCCACGGAGCGCCTCGACTACCTGGCCAAGGCCCGTTTCCTGGCGCCCGGCGCCGAGGCGGAGATCGATCAGCGGATCACGGACCTGCGTGCCGACCTGGCGGACCTGCGAGAGAAACTGGCCGGAGATCCCGTACTACGCCGGCACCAGGAGCCGACGCCGCCAAGTATCCTCGAGCGGGTCCAGCGCATCGTCGACGGCCACTGGACCGCAACCGCTGCGCCCACCGGCACCCATCTCCGGAACTATCGCATTGCCCAGGAAGAGTTCACGGAACTCTACCACCGTATCGAGGAAGCCCTGACGATACGACTGAAAAAGATCGAAGACGACCTCGAAGCCGCCGGCGCCCCCTGGACCCCTGGAAGGCTCCCCCGGCTTCCCGATCCGGAGACCGGGAAGTCGTGGTGA
- a CDS encoding Na/Pi symporter: MPSWISVSLRLGGLLILLYSFLVSISLLGKGFKLFGSGFVEDMIASAAFPLVGLFTGILATTLVQSSSTTTSVVVALVGGGVMPLHTAIPVIMGANIGTSVTNTLVSLGHVARGREFYRAFSASVVHDFFNIFAVLVLFPLQWMTNFLEGFAVFLTRAFEQVGGLTFSSPLKALTHPAVAGLVELLGHRPWLLVLVSLGLMFFALRYLVVILRSLVLRRVEAFFDHVIFRSALRAMAFGCLLTTVVQSSSITTSLVVPLAGAGILSLRQIYPYTLGANVGTTFTALLAALAVGSPAALTVAFSHLFFNVLGIAIIWPVPAVRELPIKMARRFSWLARRNRWIPVVYIITFFYLLPLALLWILR; encoded by the coding sequence ATGCCTTCCTGGATCAGCGTCTCCCTGCGCCTGGGAGGGCTGCTCATCCTGCTCTACTCCTTCCTCGTGAGCATCTCGCTGCTGGGCAAAGGCTTCAAGCTCTTCGGCAGTGGATTCGTCGAGGACATGATCGCCTCGGCCGCCTTCCCGTTGGTGGGCCTGTTCACCGGTATTCTCGCCACCACCCTGGTCCAGTCCTCCTCCACCACGACCTCTGTCGTCGTGGCCCTGGTGGGAGGCGGCGTCATGCCTTTGCACACGGCGATCCCGGTGATCATGGGGGCCAACATCGGCACTTCCGTGACCAATACCCTGGTCAGCCTGGGGCACGTGGCCCGTGGGCGGGAGTTCTACCGAGCCTTCTCAGCCTCGGTGGTGCACGACTTCTTCAATATCTTCGCTGTTCTTGTGCTCTTTCCCCTGCAGTGGATGACGAATTTCCTCGAGGGCTTCGCGGTTTTCCTCACGAGGGCTTTCGAGCAGGTGGGCGGGCTGACGTTCAGCAGTCCACTCAAGGCGCTGACCCATCCCGCCGTCGCCGGTCTCGTGGAACTGCTCGGGCATCGCCCCTGGTTGCTGGTTCTCGTCTCCTTGGGGTTGATGTTCTTTGCCCTGCGTTATCTCGTGGTCATCCTGCGCTCACTGGTCCTGCGGAGGGTCGAGGCCTTCTTCGACCATGTCATTTTCCGCAGCGCTCTGCGGGCCATGGCCTTCGGCTGCCTGCTGACGACGGTCGTGCAATCCAGCAGCATCACCACTTCCCTGGTCGTGCCGTTGGCCGGTGCCGGTATTCTCAGTTTGCGCCAGATCTACCCCTATACCTTGGGAGCCAATGTCGGCACCACTTTCACAGCTCTGCTCGCGGCGCTCGCGGTGGGCAGTCCCGCGGCCTTGACGGTCGCTTTCTCGCACCTGTTCTTCAACGTGCTGGGGATTGCCATCATCTGGCCCGTCCCCGCCGTCAGAGAGTTGCCGATCAAGATGGCGCGACGCTTTTCGTGGCTCGCCCGTCGAAATCGCTGGATTCCCGTGGTCTACATCATCACGTTCTTCTACCTGCTACCCCTTGCCTTGCTGTGGATCTTGAGGTGA
- a CDS encoding PhoU domain-containing protein, producing MFKKLIELLGRESQLNQAFERSREMLTEDQEMFEAAVRSLRESDDARLEIDIYAKDQMINAYEREVRRKVMTHLAVGGEPDIHAALVLVSIVIDIERIGDYTKNIVELALHHPERLTCGPCEPDMRKIETTVRTMFSLLIAALPDSDEDKAREVMSEHWWIARRSDEIVNRLLEEDDPTLPGKEAVATTLYARYLKRISAHLKNIASSIVNPFDRIGYRGQN from the coding sequence ATGTTCAAGAAACTGATCGAACTCCTTGGCCGGGAGAGTCAACTCAACCAGGCCTTCGAGCGCTCCCGCGAGATGCTTACCGAGGACCAGGAGATGTTCGAGGCGGCTGTGCGCTCACTGAGGGAAAGCGACGACGCCCGACTCGAGATCGACATCTACGCCAAGGACCAGATGATCAACGCCTACGAGCGCGAGGTGCGTCGCAAGGTCATGACGCACCTGGCCGTGGGTGGTGAGCCGGACATCCATGCAGCCCTGGTGCTCGTCAGCATCGTCATCGACATCGAGCGCATCGGTGACTACACGAAGAACATCGTGGAGCTGGCGTTGCATCATCCGGAGCGATTGACCTGCGGCCCCTGTGAACCGGACATGCGCAAGATCGAGACCACGGTGCGCACCATGTTCAGTCTGCTGATCGCCGCCTTGCCCGACTCCGACGAGGACAAGGCGCGCGAGGTGATGAGCGAGCACTGGTGGATCGCCCGGCGCTCCGATGAGATCGTCAACCGTCTTCTCGAAGAAGACGATCCCACTCTGCCGGGCAAGGAGGCTGTCGCCACCACCCTCTACGCTCGCTACCTCAAGCGCATCTCGGCCCACCTGAAGAACATCGCCTCCTCGATCGTCAACCCTTTCGACCGGATCGGTTACCGCGGTCAGAACTGA
- a CDS encoding CBS domain-containing protein, translated as MQIAGSVLATERSDPEQVFGLVRQLEQAAVEIIHYDHMDRAPLELSTVSRLRRMTGLPLEVHLVTRRPEQCLPLLAEAGVDYCAVQLETAEHFDLRRLRAFPGRLGLAVQTTTPIRRIEPLIHGVDYVLLMTTTPGRSGGRFDPAVFDRIRDFRLRHPRMPLHVDGGVDADVSSALRVLGVDVIVSGSFLFRGQSVIHRKMDLLRANADLGVEFFMMPEAAVPLVDRHAPVDEVVRSMARGRVGATLVLNSEGLLVGLITDGDLREALLRHSGDLDSLTASQIMNPRPLTLDRGQSLRQLVRAVESSGRPILVVPVTETESRRYAGCISLHNLLRLL; from the coding sequence ATGCAGATCGCGGGATCGGTACTGGCCACGGAACGCTCGGACCCCGAACAGGTGTTCGGCCTGGTCCGGCAACTGGAACAAGCCGCGGTGGAGATCATTCACTACGACCACATGGACCGGGCGCCGCTGGAACTTTCGACGGTTTCCCGGCTGCGGCGCATGACCGGACTGCCCCTCGAGGTTCACCTGGTCACCCGCCGGCCGGAACAGTGCCTGCCCCTGCTTGCCGAAGCCGGGGTCGACTACTGCGCGGTGCAGCTCGAGACCGCCGAGCATTTCGACCTGCGGCGCCTGCGAGCCTTTCCCGGCCGGCTGGGCCTGGCGGTGCAGACAACAACCCCGATTCGTCGAATCGAACCCCTGATCCACGGCGTGGACTACGTGCTGCTGATGACCACCACGCCCGGCCGCTCCGGTGGCCGCTTCGACCCCGCGGTCTTCGACAGGATTCGCGACTTTCGCCTGCGCCACCCGAGGATGCCCCTGCATGTCGATGGCGGCGTGGACGCCGATGTGTCCTCGGCGCTGCGCGTTCTGGGCGTGGACGTGATCGTCTCCGGCTCCTTTCTCTTCCGCGGGCAGAGCGTGATCCACCGCAAGATGGACCTGCTCCGGGCCAATGCAGACCTGGGTGTGGAATTCTTCATGATGCCCGAAGCGGCCGTGCCTCTCGTCGATCGCCACGCTCCCGTCGATGAAGTCGTTCGCAGCATGGCCCGGGGCCGGGTCGGAGCGACCCTCGTTCTGAATTCCGAGGGACTGCTGGTGGGCCTGATTACCGACGGCGATCTGCGAGAAGCCCTCCTCCGCCACTCTGGAGACCTCGACTCGCTGACCGCCTCGCAGATCATGAACCCACGACCGCTGACCCTCGACCGTGGCCAGAGTTTGCGCCAGCTGGTGCGGGCCGTGGAGTCCTCCGGACGACCGATCCTCGTGGTCCCGGTCACCGAAACGGAAAGCCGGCGTTACGCAGGCTGCATTTCGCTGCATAATCTGCTCCGCCTTTTGTGA
- the aroF gene encoding 3-deoxy-7-phosphoheptulonate synthase encodes MILQLKETVSPERAARLAQLTDGQLVVFRGRRLLIFPSQGPGSPLPADEDLGEVIDFHEDWPLASRKVCPEKTIIEIGGGLRIGDGSTLLIAGPCAAESEAQLRASASFLVDRGIRLFRAGLFKPRTSAYSFPGLEFEGLEVLASIRREFGLKLITEVYDTSHFDAVEEIADVIQVGSKAMFNLALLRRCGRSSKPVLLKRFFSASTREWLQAADVILAAGNPNVILGERGIRTFEPRSRFVFDLNSAVYIQENSHLPLLLDPSHAIGRASGVGALARAAAAFGADAIMVEVHPAVQEARCDRAQALDHATFAALQDELITICRAVGRELK; translated from the coding sequence ATGATCCTGCAGTTGAAGGAAACCGTCTCTCCGGAACGGGCCGCCCGGCTCGCGCAACTCACCGATGGACAACTGGTGGTCTTCCGCGGCCGACGGCTGTTGATCTTCCCCTCCCAGGGTCCGGGCAGTCCTCTACCCGCCGACGAGGACCTGGGTGAGGTCATCGACTTCCACGAAGACTGGCCCCTGGCATCCCGCAAGGTGTGCCCCGAAAAAACGATCATCGAAATCGGCGGGGGCCTGCGCATCGGGGACGGTTCGACCCTCCTGATCGCCGGCCCCTGCGCCGCCGAATCGGAAGCTCAACTCCGCGCGTCGGCTTCCTTCCTGGTGGACCGCGGGATTCGCCTCTTCAGGGCCGGCTTGTTCAAGCCCCGTACATCGGCTTACAGCTTTCCAGGCCTGGAATTCGAAGGACTCGAAGTGCTCGCTTCGATCCGCAGGGAATTCGGCCTGAAGCTGATCACCGAGGTCTACGACACCTCCCATTTCGACGCCGTGGAGGAAATCGCAGACGTGATCCAGGTCGGCTCGAAAGCGATGTTCAACCTGGCGCTGCTACGTCGCTGCGGCCGCAGCTCGAAACCTGTCCTGCTCAAGCGTTTTTTTTCGGCTTCCACCCGGGAGTGGTTACAGGCGGCCGATGTCATTCTTGCGGCCGGGAACCCCAACGTGATCCTGGGCGAGCGGGGCATCCGCACCTTTGAACCCCGCAGCCGCTTCGTCTTCGACCTCAATTCCGCGGTCTACATCCAGGAAAACAGCCACCTGCCCTTGCTGCTCGATCCATCCCACGCCATCGGCCGCGCTTCCGGGGTCGGCGCCCTGGCGCGAGCCGCCGCCGCCTTCGGCGCCGACGCGATCATGGTGGAGGTTCATCCGGCCGTCCAAGAGGCCCGCTGCGACCGGGCCCAGGCCCTGGACCACGCGACCTTCGCGGCTCTCCAGGACGAATTGATCACGATCTGCCGGGCGGTGGGCCGGGAGCTGAAGTGA
- a CDS encoding putative molybdenum carrier protein, producing the protein MVLNLTIVSGGQTGVDRAALDWALEHGVDHDGWCPAGRLAEDGPLPQRYRLRETASADPGERTARNVRDSDGTLVFCVDRRLSGGSALTASIARRTGRPLLVVPRSWGVDRAVGEVGDFIRRYRIGRLNIAGPRYSEEPEAGAWARRVLEALDLSG; encoded by the coding sequence GTGGTCTTGAATTTGACCATCGTTTCCGGCGGCCAGACCGGTGTCGATCGGGCCGCCCTCGACTGGGCCCTGGAGCACGGCGTCGACCACGACGGCTGGTGCCCGGCGGGTCGGCTGGCCGAAGACGGGCCCCTGCCTCAGCGTTACAGGTTGCGCGAGACGGCATCGGCGGATCCCGGCGAGCGTACCGCGAGAAACGTGCGCGACAGTGACGGAACACTGGTCTTCTGCGTCGATCGCCGGTTGAGTGGAGGGAGTGCCCTGACGGCCTCCATCGCCCGTCGGACGGGGCGTCCCCTGCTCGTCGTCCCCCGGAGTTGGGGTGTCGATCGGGCCGTCGGCGAGGTCGGGGATTTCATCCGGCGATACCGGATCGGGCGTCTCAACATAGCCGGTCCCAGGTACTCGGAAGAACCCGAAGCCGGGGCCTGGGCCCGGCGGGTCCTCGAGGCGCTGGATCTTTCCGGGTGA